A genomic segment from Geitlerinema sp. PCC 7407 encodes:
- a CDS encoding phycobiliprotein lyase, whose product MTTLANLTQTSGESLIAEFFRQSEGRWRSERRYYTLPEGNTQEVVSLIEIEFLPQGHDALQELAQRHELPADQVLVCGAKVIWESTNSVSGRTQSEGSTIFGVRGEILYRDRGFATPKPVTAQFQFTNPHTLCLRTEYSGSVFEEELKLVGHKYRTRQTIISRAGEQQMIGQYLEKRLA is encoded by the coding sequence GTGACAACCCTAGCTAATCTCACCCAAACCTCCGGAGAGTCCCTCATTGCCGAATTTTTTCGTCAATCAGAAGGACGGTGGCGCTCAGAGCGTCGCTACTACACCTTGCCCGAGGGCAATACCCAAGAAGTTGTCAGCCTGATTGAGATTGAGTTTTTGCCCCAGGGCCACGACGCCCTGCAAGAGCTCGCCCAGCGCCACGAGCTACCGGCAGATCAGGTCCTAGTGTGCGGCGCAAAAGTAATCTGGGAAAGCACTAACTCCGTATCTGGCCGGACCCAGTCCGAGGGCTCCACGATCTTTGGGGTGCGCGGCGAGATTTTGTACCGCGATCGCGGCTTTGCCACCCCCAAGCCCGTCACCGCCCAGTTCCAGTTCACCAATCCCCACACTCTCTGCCTGCGCACGGAGTACAGCGGCTCTGTCTTCGAAGAAGAGCTCAAGCTAGTGGGCCACAAATACCGCACGCGCCAAACCATTATTTCTCGAGCAGGCGAGCAGCAAATGATCGGCCAGTATCTAGAAAAGCGACTTGCCTAG
- a CDS encoding DUF3747 domain-containing protein — protein MKTTFVKFAALATAAVSAVSAVGAIAPVNAAAFGQREVTQDKFAVVAAPRGTTGTAHQLLILEQVSDAKACWSESGNSPTTIDPLLLTFNFAGICGRSTDSNGYSIRMAGQDLGLSYSLRMVHRNNDIVLVGVNDRDRSAPQVEIGRAGGKTSGFAKINLNSGWRLTKRVYNDKATGHVYLTNDLTLAQVTGSQPSTPNPTTPTTNPGTSNPTTPTTPLPPVTPPITPPVTQPLAFRDIANDIYRAEIEEAVKTGFVAGFQDDTFRPNGTLTREQLVSMVIEALAKQPNSKVVLPAQAVTKPYGDVEVGRWSAAKIQFAKANKIVSGYGDGSFRPAQAVTRAEMMAVMRRAAEFSRTSQGISPQAPSVQANKSLFSDTKGHWASSLIDEMGAYCEVASPFNEKGTAFFPDTPAQRNYAAAATLRTMKCAQK, from the coding sequence ATGAAAACTACCTTCGTCAAATTCGCTGCTCTGGCTACCGCTGCTGTAAGCGCTGTGAGTGCGGTAGGGGCGATCGCTCCGGTCAACGCTGCTGCTTTTGGCCAACGAGAAGTTACTCAAGACAAGTTCGCGGTGGTGGCAGCCCCCCGAGGCACCACGGGCACAGCCCACCAGCTGCTGATTTTGGAGCAGGTTTCGGATGCCAAGGCCTGCTGGAGCGAGTCCGGCAACAGCCCCACCACGATCGATCCGCTGCTGCTGACCTTCAACTTCGCAGGCATCTGCGGCCGCAGCACCGACAGCAACGGCTACTCGATCCGGATGGCGGGCCAAGACCTGGGGCTGTCCTACAGCCTGCGCATGGTGCACCGCAACAATGACATTGTGCTGGTGGGCGTGAATGACCGCGATCGCAGCGCTCCCCAGGTTGAGATCGGTCGGGCTGGCGGCAAGACCAGCGGCTTTGCCAAGATCAACCTCAACTCTGGTTGGCGCCTGACCAAGCGCGTCTACAACGACAAAGCAACCGGTCACGTTTATCTGACCAACGACCTCACCCTGGCTCAGGTCACTGGCAGCCAGCCGAGCACGCCGAACCCAACGACGCCTACCACCAACCCCGGCACCAGCAATCCCACCACCCCGACGACGCCTCTGCCCCCGGTGACGCCGCCCATCACGCCCCCGGTTACTCAGCCCCTCGCATTCCGCGACATCGCCAACGACATCTATCGGGCCGAAATCGAGGAAGCCGTCAAAACTGGCTTTGTGGCCGGATTCCAAGACGACACCTTCCGCCCCAACGGCACCCTCACCCGGGAGCAGCTGGTGTCGATGGTGATCGAGGCCCTCGCCAAGCAGCCCAACTCCAAAGTCGTGCTGCCCGCCCAAGCGGTGACCAAGCCCTACGGCGATGTTGAGGTGGGTCGCTGGAGCGCCGCCAAGATTCAGTTTGCGAAAGCGAACAAGATTGTCAGTGGTTATGGTGACGGCTCCTTCCGGCCGGCTCAGGCCGTGACCCGCGCCGAGATGATGGCGGTGATGCGCCGCGCCGCTGAATTTTCCCGGACCAGCCAAGGAATCAGCCCTCAGGCTCCCTCGGTCCAAGCGAACAAGTCCCTGTTCTCGGACACCAAGGGTCACTGGGCTTCTTCTTTGATTGATGAAATGGGCGCTTACTGTGAGGTTGCTTCTCCCTTCAATGAAAAGGGAACCGCTTTCTTCCCGGACACGCCAGCCCAGCGCAACTACGCAGCGGCTGCCACTCTGCGAACCATGAAGTGCGCGCAAAAGTAG
- a CDS encoding phosphoglycerate kinase, whose translation MPKRTVADLSASDLTGKRVLMRADFNVPLDDQGNITDDTRIRAALPTIQELTSKGAKVVLCSHFGRPKGKVNEGMRLTPVAKRLSELLGQEVKKTDDCIGEGAAATVAAMENGQVVLLENVRFHAEEEANDPEFAKQLASLADLYVNDAFGTAHRAHASTEGVTHYLTPSVAGFLIDKELKYLQAAIENPQRPLAAIVGGSKVSSKIGVIETLLDKVDKLLIGGGMIFTFYKARGLSVGKSLVEEDKLELAKALEVKAKEKGVDLLLPTDVVVADNFAADAAAQTVSIENIPDGWMGLDIGPDSVEVFKQALSECRSVIWNGPMGVFEFDKFAVGTEAIARTLADLTGTGVTTIIGGGDSVAAVEKVGVAEKMSHISTGGGASLELLEGKELPGIAALNDA comes from the coding sequence ATGCCCAAAAGAACTGTAGCAGACTTGTCCGCCTCAGACTTGACTGGAAAGCGCGTCTTGATGCGGGCCGACTTCAATGTCCCCCTCGATGATCAGGGCAACATCACCGACGATACCCGGATTCGGGCTGCGCTGCCAACCATCCAAGAGCTGACCTCCAAGGGGGCTAAGGTCGTTCTGTGCAGCCACTTTGGTCGTCCCAAGGGTAAGGTCAACGAGGGCATGCGTCTAACGCCAGTTGCGAAGCGTCTGTCGGAACTCCTCGGTCAAGAAGTCAAGAAAACCGATGACTGCATTGGCGAAGGAGCCGCAGCAACGGTGGCTGCCATGGAAAACGGCCAAGTCGTGCTCCTCGAAAATGTGCGCTTCCACGCTGAGGAAGAGGCCAATGATCCTGAATTTGCGAAGCAGCTTGCGTCTCTTGCTGACCTGTACGTCAACGATGCCTTCGGGACTGCCCACCGGGCCCACGCTTCGACGGAAGGGGTCACCCACTACCTGACGCCTTCGGTGGCGGGCTTCTTGATCGACAAGGAGCTGAAGTATCTCCAAGCGGCGATCGAAAATCCCCAGCGTCCTCTGGCCGCCATCGTGGGTGGTTCCAAGGTCTCCAGCAAGATCGGCGTGATCGAAACCCTGCTCGACAAGGTGGACAAGCTGCTGATTGGCGGCGGCATGATCTTCACCTTCTACAAGGCGCGCGGTCTGAGCGTCGGTAAGTCTCTGGTCGAGGAAGACAAGCTGGAACTGGCGAAGGCCCTCGAAGTCAAGGCGAAGGAGAAGGGCGTTGATCTGCTGCTGCCGACCGATGTGGTGGTGGCTGATAACTTCGCAGCTGACGCTGCGGCCCAAACCGTCAGCATCGAGAATATTCCCGATGGCTGGATGGGTCTGGATATCGGACCTGACTCTGTCGAGGTCTTCAAGCAGGCGCTGTCTGAGTGCCGCTCGGTGATCTGGAATGGTCCGATGGGCGTGTTCGAGTTCGATAAGTTTGCGGTGGGTACCGAGGCGATCGCCCGCACCCTGGCAGACCTCACCGGCACCGGCGTCACGACCATCATCGGCGGTGGCGACTCCGTGGCAGCGGTCGAGAAGGTCGGCGTGGCAGAAAAGATGAGCCACATTTCTACCGGTGGTGGCGCTAGCCTCGAGCTGCTCGAAGGCAAAGAACTGCCTGGTATCGCAGCGCTCAACGATGCCTAG
- a CDS encoding universal stress protein — MFKTVLFPIDGSRESQEAATTVAHIVKTYESRLVLLSVVEAPPDEIEVGSPEAATSAEAIAALLQAVQANFAAEGIQADALERQGKPAFVICDVADELNANLIVMGCRGLGLTEDGAAESVTNRVINLSPCPVLIVP; from the coding sequence ATGTTTAAGACTGTTTTGTTTCCCATTGATGGGAGTCGCGAGTCTCAAGAAGCAGCGACGACCGTTGCTCATATTGTGAAAACTTACGAGAGTCGGCTGGTGCTGCTGTCGGTGGTAGAAGCGCCCCCCGATGAGATTGAGGTCGGCTCTCCCGAGGCTGCGACTTCGGCTGAGGCGATCGCGGCTCTCTTGCAAGCCGTGCAGGCCAACTTTGCGGCGGAGGGTATTCAGGCCGATGCCCTGGAGCGCCAGGGCAAACCGGCGTTTGTGATCTGCGATGTCGCCGACGAGCTCAATGCCAACTTGATCGTGATGGGGTGTCGGGGACTGGGCCTGACCGAAGATGGCGCTGCGGAGAGCGTCACCAACCGGGTGATTAATCTCTCTCCCTGCCCTGTTTTGATCGTTCCGTAA
- the ylqF gene encoding ribosome biogenesis GTPase YlqF, translating into MTSPPIQWYPGHIAKAEKALTEQLKRVDVVLEVRDARIPLSTHHPQVPQWVGSKGRVLVLNREDMIPPVAQQAWTDWFTAAGEVPCFTNAQQGKGIQAVSQAVQEVGAHVNERRRDRGMLPRPIRAVVIGFPNVGKSALINRLLKKRVVESARRPGVTRQLRWVRISDQIELLDAPGVLPSRLNDQAAALKLAICDDIGEASYDNQRVAAALIEMLKELQQSAPKFVSGSPLQERYSLDPNSCTGEDYLARVAEQARFQNDVERVARQVLHDFRKGLMGAIALEVPPAVDP; encoded by the coding sequence ATGACTTCCCCCCCGATTCAGTGGTACCCCGGCCACATTGCCAAGGCCGAAAAGGCCCTCACCGAACAGCTCAAGCGGGTGGATGTGGTGCTGGAGGTGCGCGACGCGCGGATTCCGCTCTCGACCCATCACCCCCAGGTTCCTCAGTGGGTCGGCTCAAAGGGGCGCGTCCTGGTGCTCAATCGTGAGGATATGATTCCGCCGGTGGCGCAGCAGGCCTGGACGGACTGGTTCACGGCGGCGGGGGAGGTGCCTTGTTTTACGAATGCTCAGCAGGGCAAGGGAATCCAAGCAGTCTCCCAAGCGGTGCAGGAGGTGGGGGCGCACGTCAATGAGCGTCGTCGCGATCGCGGAATGTTGCCGCGGCCCATCCGGGCCGTGGTGATCGGCTTTCCCAATGTGGGCAAGTCGGCGCTGATCAACCGCTTGCTCAAGAAGCGGGTGGTGGAAAGCGCCCGCCGACCGGGGGTGACGCGGCAGCTGCGCTGGGTGCGCATTTCCGATCAAATTGAGTTGCTGGACGCGCCGGGGGTGCTGCCCTCGCGGCTCAATGACCAAGCAGCAGCCCTCAAGCTGGCGATCTGCGACGACATTGGCGAGGCGTCCTACGACAATCAGCGGGTTGCAGCGGCCCTGATCGAGATGCTGAAGGAGTTGCAGCAGTCAGCGCCCAAGTTTGTGAGCGGGTCGCCTTTACAGGAGCGCTACAGCCTTGATCCGAACTCGTGCACTGGCGAAGATTATCTGGCGCGGGTGGCGGAGCAGGCTCGATTCCAGAACGATGTCGAGCGCGTGGCGCGGCAGGTTCTGCACGATTTTCG